From a single Natronorubrum tibetense GA33 genomic region:
- the msrB gene encoding peptide-methionine (R)-S-oxide reductase MsrB has translation MEHDADEQSRDRQSDADLPSSDAEWRAELSEEQYRILREAGTEAPFSGEYVDHKDDGSYTCAGCGTELFDSETKFESGCGWPSFYDADDDIVETRPDNSHGMQRTEVLCANCGGHLGHVFEDGPEPTGKRYCINSAALEFDDE, from the coding sequence ATGGAACACGACGCTGACGAGCAATCCCGAGACCGCCAGTCCGACGCCGACCTCCCATCGAGCGACGCCGAGTGGCGAGCGGAACTGAGCGAGGAACAGTACCGAATCCTGCGCGAGGCCGGGACCGAAGCCCCGTTCAGCGGCGAGTACGTCGACCACAAGGACGACGGCAGCTACACCTGTGCCGGCTGCGGGACCGAGCTGTTCGACTCGGAGACGAAGTTCGAATCCGGCTGCGGCTGGCCGAGTTTCTACGACGCCGACGACGACATCGTCGAGACCCGACCGGACAACAGCCACGGGATGCAACGCACCGAGGTCCTCTGTGCGAACTGCGGCGGTCACCTCGGTCACGTCTTCGAGGACGGTCCCGAACCCACCGGAAAACGCTACTGTATCAACTCCGCGGCACTCGAGTTCGACGACGAGTAG
- a CDS encoding ornithine cyclodeaminase, with translation MTVARTVELEGHIIDSGTMGMCFGVVMDMGGEFEVEEFEVGRHKHAETYCRMRVMAETEEELRAILHELNQQGATVADPRDATLEAAPEDGVVPVEFYSTTNHPTYVRVDGEYVEVEDVEMDCALIVERAGPEYPQEVGDGDDADDGESDDGTRVYTKVLNAVEEGDLVVTGETGIRVEPPERPRNGGGSFGFMQGGVSSERPSASLIEEIANEMREVRENDGNVLVVCGPAIVHSGGRNALADIVRAGYIDGLSAGNGFAVHDLERDLYGTSLGVDTESLEHPRKGHKHHIYTISEIARLGGIEAAVDDGIIDEGVMYECIENEVPYVLAGSIRDDGPLPDTITDSLEAQDAIREQAQEADLVLMLSTLLHSVAVGNCLPSTTKTVCVDINPATVTQLLDRGSAQAIGMVTDIGTFIPMLRDELLE, from the coding sequence ATGACAGTTGCGCGAACCGTCGAACTCGAGGGGCACATCATCGACTCGGGGACGATGGGCATGTGTTTCGGGGTCGTGATGGATATGGGCGGCGAGTTCGAGGTCGAGGAGTTCGAGGTCGGCCGCCACAAGCACGCCGAGACGTACTGCCGGATGCGGGTGATGGCCGAGACCGAGGAGGAACTTCGGGCCATCCTCCACGAACTCAACCAACAGGGCGCGACCGTGGCCGATCCGCGGGACGCGACGCTCGAGGCGGCCCCCGAGGACGGGGTCGTCCCGGTCGAGTTCTACTCGACGACGAACCACCCGACCTACGTCCGCGTCGACGGCGAGTACGTCGAGGTCGAGGACGTCGAGATGGACTGTGCGTTGATCGTCGAACGAGCGGGTCCGGAGTACCCACAGGAAGTCGGCGACGGCGACGATGCCGACGACGGAGAAAGCGATGACGGCACGCGCGTGTACACGAAAGTCCTCAACGCCGTCGAGGAGGGCGACCTCGTCGTCACCGGCGAGACGGGTATTCGCGTCGAACCGCCCGAACGGCCCCGGAACGGCGGCGGCTCCTTTGGGTTCATGCAGGGCGGGGTCTCGAGCGAACGCCCCTCCGCGTCGCTGATCGAGGAGATCGCCAACGAGATGCGAGAGGTACGCGAGAACGACGGCAACGTGCTCGTCGTCTGCGGCCCGGCGATCGTCCACTCCGGAGGGCGGAACGCGCTGGCCGACATCGTCCGTGCGGGCTACATCGACGGCCTGAGCGCCGGGAACGGCTTTGCCGTCCACGACTTGGAGAGGGACCTCTACGGCACGTCGCTGGGCGTCGACACGGAGAGTTTAGAGCACCCGCGAAAGGGCCACAAACACCACATCTACACGATCAGCGAAATCGCCCGCCTCGGCGGGATCGAAGCCGCCGTCGACGACGGGATCATCGACGAGGGCGTGATGTACGAGTGTATCGAAAACGAGGTTCCCTACGTCCTCGCGGGCTCGATCCGCGACGACGGGCCGCTGCCGGACACGATCACCGACTCGCTCGAGGCCCAGGACGCGATCCGCGAGCAGGCCCAGGAGGCCGATCTCGTGCTTATGCTCTCGACGCTGTTGCACTCCGTCGCCGTCGGGAACTGCCTCCCTTCGACCACCAAAACCGTCTGCGTCGACATCAATCCCGCAACCGTCACCCAACTGCTCGACCGCGGCAGCGCACAGGCCATCGGTATGGTGACCGACATCGGGACGTTCATCCCGATGTTGCGCGACGAGTTGCTCGAGTAA
- a CDS encoding PQQ-binding-like beta-propeller repeat protein, with protein MEERSNRTRRQWLAVCGGATVGLSTLAGCMSSDDESETGNGDDEDDETEETDNGESTETASGSWPMDRFTADNQMVADDRSGPDGPLEERWTTEVEDVTLSAPVVDHGLIVVADETPTLHAVDLASGEIEWTFEAELPPRAPSNPQWDPTTPAVTDDAVYFLTDKLYAIDPDEGEELWSIELGSLYAGDIRVFDGIVYVNNDGELYAIDTDDEDIIWENEASGTEDIAVGDDGTLFVIRRTNNGNDYEALAFDVFEDESLMTYSPSGNIRSGFSLMVQDKTIYTHDPASVTAIDAETGNSETVAEFEKTEETHPANTAPPSIANGVVYSGGTYNYPAVYATELDTGEEPEEWKSGNIENGPNGLQPFVSDDTLYIWRDLGYTHLHALDPETGAEQWTTYTLDHIETSLHGSMVEGYAVLEDSIVLTINSNTGQVIVTLEP; from the coding sequence ATGGAAGAGCGATCGAATCGAACACGCCGACAGTGGCTCGCCGTCTGTGGCGGTGCAACGGTGGGTCTGTCAACACTTGCCGGCTGTATGAGCAGTGACGACGAGTCGGAGACCGGCAATGGTGACGATGAAGACGACGAGACGGAGGAAACTGACAACGGCGAGTCCACTGAAACAGCGAGCGGTTCGTGGCCAATGGACCGGTTTACCGCCGACAATCAGATGGTCGCCGACGATCGGAGCGGTCCCGATGGCCCCCTCGAGGAACGTTGGACGACCGAAGTAGAAGATGTGACGTTGTCGGCTCCCGTCGTCGATCACGGACTAATTGTCGTCGCCGACGAAACCCCAACGCTGCACGCAGTCGATCTAGCGAGCGGCGAAATCGAGTGGACGTTTGAGGCCGAACTACCGCCACGAGCACCGTCGAACCCCCAATGGGATCCGACGACACCAGCAGTGACCGACGACGCCGTGTATTTCCTCACCGACAAACTCTACGCGATTGACCCGGACGAAGGCGAGGAGTTGTGGTCCATCGAACTCGGGTCGTTGTACGCTGGTGACATTCGAGTCTTCGACGGGATCGTGTACGTCAACAACGACGGAGAGCTGTACGCGATTGATACCGACGACGAGGACATTATCTGGGAGAACGAAGCCAGTGGAACAGAAGATATCGCGGTTGGAGACGATGGAACACTCTTTGTAATCCGGCGTACGAACAACGGAAACGATTACGAGGCGTTGGCCTTCGATGTCTTCGAAGATGAGTCACTGATGACGTATTCACCATCGGGGAATATCCGGTCAGGGTTTTCGTTGATGGTACAGGACAAAACAATATACACTCACGACCCAGCCAGTGTTACGGCAATCGATGCAGAAACAGGTAATTCAGAAACAGTGGCTGAGTTCGAGAAAACAGAAGAGACACACCCAGCAAACACTGCTCCACCGTCGATTGCAAACGGAGTTGTCTATTCTGGAGGGACATACAACTATCCGGCAGTGTACGCCACAGAGTTAGATACCGGTGAAGAACCCGAGGAATGGAAGTCTGGAAATATTGAAAACGGCCCAAATGGGCTTCAACCATTCGTCTCAGATGATACGCTCTATATCTGGCGTGATCTTGGATATACACATCTGCATGCTCTCGATCCAGAAACGGGAGCGGAACAGTGGACGACGTATACACTCGATCACATAGAGACAAGTCTCCACGGATCTATGGTTGAGGGGTATGCGGTTCTCGAGGATTCTATCGTACTAACCATCAACAGTAATACCGGTCAAGTTATCGTAACACTTGAACCGTAA
- a CDS encoding YihY/virulence factor BrkB family protein produces MADSSLSSLVRDVAAVARERQISVKSAGLAYHGFNTLVPLVILALVAVTLADAFEPLVTALESAAGLEGVVTDEGLEEMAGSGADRMRAALLALIILLWSAVRLFQAVNSAFTDVYGSRKRESYVNTAATVTLVTALNVVFVTATLAIGVALVSVVGISFSILVGGVLATAASAVVLAGLLLAVFLPMYYFFPQPDVSVGEVLPGTAFAALSWTVLAVSFRIYVATSESIALFGIAGAILIILTWVYLGGLCLLLGAVLNAVLADHVDPEDGWVPMREVWQKYA; encoded by the coding sequence ATGGCCGACTCGAGTCTCTCCTCACTTGTCCGAGATGTCGCCGCGGTCGCTCGCGAACGACAGATCAGCGTCAAGTCCGCGGGGCTGGCCTACCACGGGTTCAATACGCTGGTCCCGCTGGTCATCCTGGCCCTCGTCGCCGTGACGCTCGCCGACGCATTCGAGCCCTTGGTGACCGCACTGGAGTCGGCGGCGGGTCTCGAGGGCGTCGTGACGGACGAGGGTCTCGAGGAAATGGCCGGCAGCGGGGCCGACCGGATGCGAGCGGCGTTGCTCGCGTTGATTATTTTGCTGTGGAGCGCAGTCCGGCTGTTTCAGGCAGTCAACAGCGCGTTTACGGACGTCTACGGCTCCCGGAAGCGCGAATCGTACGTTAACACGGCCGCGACGGTGACGCTCGTGACGGCGCTCAACGTCGTGTTCGTGACGGCGACGCTCGCGATCGGTGTGGCGCTGGTCAGCGTCGTCGGAATCAGCTTCTCGATACTGGTTGGGGGTGTCCTGGCGACGGCCGCTAGCGCCGTAGTCCTTGCGGGCCTCTTGCTGGCAGTCTTTCTCCCGATGTACTACTTCTTCCCCCAGCCCGACGTCTCGGTCGGCGAGGTCCTACCGGGAACGGCGTTCGCCGCCCTCTCGTGGACCGTCCTGGCGGTCAGCTTCAGAATCTACGTCGCGACCTCCGAGAGCATCGCACTCTTCGGTATCGCCGGCGCGATCCTGATCATCCTGACGTGGGTCTACCTCGGCGGGCTCTGTCTCCTGCTGGGAGCCGTCCTCAACGCCGTCCTCGCGGACCACGTCGACCCCGAAGACGGGTGGGTTCCGATGCGAGAAGTGTGGCAGAAGTACGCCTGA
- a CDS encoding HTH domain-containing protein, which yields MSNHTPTPTTVELWIRSFTPTSAGPTQKRALERLEELESSDPIESVEVGVWGKEIEQTDHAFRIPQLQRIETRLEAFERWAASTGRQLDPFFRNAHIESTITGNSHDVWRLPTVALAEFDEDGELLHVAPCQAGERTIDVFDRFEALLERTDRNLTVDGDRRRDEVTTDRPSGHTVSYGRGRIEPFSPSSD from the coding sequence GTGTCGAACCATACTCCTACCCCCACGACCGTCGAGCTCTGGATCCGATCGTTTACGCCCACCAGCGCGGGACCCACCCAAAAACGCGCCCTCGAGCGACTCGAGGAACTCGAGTCGAGCGACCCGATCGAGTCGGTCGAGGTCGGCGTCTGGGGCAAAGAAATCGAACAGACGGACCACGCCTTTCGGATCCCACAGCTCCAGCGAATCGAAACGCGCCTCGAAGCGTTCGAGCGGTGGGCGGCTTCCACCGGCCGACAGCTCGATCCGTTCTTCCGGAACGCACATATCGAGTCGACGATAACCGGGAACTCTCACGATGTCTGGCGGCTCCCGACGGTCGCGCTTGCGGAGTTCGACGAGGACGGCGAACTGCTTCACGTTGCGCCGTGTCAGGCCGGCGAGCGAACGATCGACGTCTTCGACCGGTTCGAAGCGCTCCTCGAGCGTACGGACCGGAATTTGACCGTCGACGGTGATCGCCGACGGGACGAGGTGACGACCGACCGACCGTCCGGCCACACTGTCAGCTACGGACGGGGCCGTATCGAACCGTTCTCACCGAGCTCCGACTGA